The following DNA comes from Rhodopseudomonas boonkerdii.
AGGGACAGCATCAGGCGCAGGCGCTGCTCGGCCAGATGCTGTTCAACGGCGATATGCTACCGCGCCAAATGGCCCGCGGCTTGATGTGGCTGACGCTGGCCCGTGACAATGCCGGTCCTGAAGACACCTGGATCCGCGAAAGCTACGCCAAGGCCATCGCCAAGGCCTCCGAAGACGACCGGGCCATGGCCCTGCAGATGCTCGAGCACTGGGTACAGGGCAAGCGGGACTAAACCTCGATTGCAGGCGGCTAAGCTGCTTCCAGATCGAGATCGACCCAGACCGGGACGTGGTCGCTCGGCTTCTCCCAGGCGCGCACATATTTGTCGATACCGACATCGATCAGGCGATCGCTGGCCTGCGGCGACAGCAGCAGGTGGTCGATACGAATGCCCCAGTTCTTCTGCCAAGCGCCAGCCTGGTAGTCCCAGAAGGTGTACTGGCCGCTCTCGTCGGTGACCGCGCGCAGTGCATCGGTCATGCCGAGGCCGAGCAGGGCCTGGAAGCTTTCGCGGGTCTCGGGTTTGAAAAGGGCGTCGTTGATCCAGGCGGCGGGATTGTGGACGTCGCGGGCGGCGGGGATCACATTGAAGTCGCCGGCGAGGATCAGCGGCTCCTCGGTCTTGAGGCGGTGCTTGGTGAATTCGCGCAGCCGCTCCATCCAACGCAGTTTGTACGGGTATTTCTCTGTGTCCACCGGATTGCCGTTCGGCAGATAAAGACAGGCGACACGCACCACCCCGGTTTTCAGCGACACCACGCCCTCGATGAAGCGCGCATGCTCATCCAGATCGTCGCCGGCGAGGCGAGGGGTAGCCTCATCGAGCGGATGTTTCGAGAGCAGGGCGACGCCGTTGAAGGTCTTCTGCCCGTGGGTGACGACGTTGTAGCCGAGGGCTTCAATGGGCTCACGCGGAAACGCGTCGTCCACGCATTTGATCTCTTGCAGGCAGACGATGTCGGGCTGACATTCCTGTAGCCAGGTCACCAGATGATCCAGCCGCTGGCGGATGGAATTCACATTCCAGGTCGCGATTCTCATCTGATGGGATTCCAGTAACAACAATGGCAAAATTGCGTCGGGGTGGCATACCATCACCTGCGGCGTCATGATACGCTTTAAGCTTAAAGTGCACAGGTGCAGAGACACAGCCAGGGACGGAAGCCGGGGAGCGACACCCGAACTTCGGCCAAAAGACTGTTACAGCTGACGAAGGCCATATGAAGAAACAAACGCTGATCGCTCTTCTCTTCATCGGAGGCGCCGCCGTCGCTGGCTATGTCACGCGATCCCAGTGGATGGGTGGCGATAAGGCGCCAACACAGGCGCGAGCACGCGTTGTGGCCGTGGAGCTCGCCAAGGCCGAGCGCAAGCCGGTGCCGGTCGATGTCGATGCCATCGGCATGGTGACACCGATCTCTTCGGTGGCGTTGAAGTCACGGCTCGAGACCACCATCACCTCGGTGCATTTCGAAGATGGCGCCAGGGTAAACGAGGGCGATCTCCTCTTTACCCTCGACTCGCGCCAGATCGACGCCCAGATCGAGCAGGCTGAAGGTACGCTGGCGCGCGATCAGGCCCAGCTCGCCGGAGCCGAGCGTGACGTTCGTCGCTTCGCCGACCTGATCGGGAAGGGCGCGACAACCCAGGTCAGCCTAGATAATGCGAAAACGCAGTCGGACATCCTGGCGGGCACCATCAAGGCCGATCAGTCCGCTCTCGACAATCTCAAGGTCCAGAAGAGCTACACGACAATCCGTGCACCGTTCTCCGGCCGGATCAGCGCTGCCAATGTGAAGATCGGCAATTTTGTGCGCCCGGCCGACACCGCGCCGCTCGCCACCATCAACCAGATGGCGCCGGTCTACGTGACCTTCACCGTGCCGCAGCGTGTGCTCGCCGATCTGCGGGATGCCATGGCCGCCGGGACCACCAGGGTGATCGCGACCATTCCGAACAGCGAGCGGTCCGAAACCGGCACGGTTGCCATGATCGAGAATACCGTGGACTCCACCACGGGCATGGTCACGGTTCGCGGCATCATGAACAACGCCAGCGAGATCCTGTGGCCCGGCATCCTGGTGCAGACCAAGCTGATCATCCGTGTCGAAGAGGGAGTTGTGGTGCCCACGGTTGCAGTGCAGCGCAGTCAGACCGGCAATTTTGTGTTCGTCGTGAGGGATGGCAAAGCCCAAATCCAGCCGGTGGAAGTGGACCGTACTTTCCAGGGACAATCGGTGATCACGACCGGCCTGTCCGGCGGCGAGGATGTGGTTGTGGATGGACAATTGCTGCTGACTCAAGGCACGCAAGTGGAAGCCCGCAACCGCAAGGCCGGGGCTTAGGCCATGACGCTGTCGGAGCTCTGCATCCGCCGGCCGGTGATGACGACGCTCATCACCGCAACCATTATCGTTTTCGGTATTTTCGGTTTCCGCCTGCTGCCGGTCTCGGCGCTGCCGAAAGTCGACTTTCCGACCATCGCGGTGACCGCGACGCTGCCTGGCGCCAGCGCCGATACGATGGCCGCCTCCGTCGCCGGCGTCATCGAACGCCAGCTCTCGACCATTGCTGGCATCTCGTCGATGTCGTCGTCGTCGTCGCAGGGGACAACCCAGATCACCATTCAGTTCGATCTCAACCGCAGCATCGACGCGGCGGCGCTGGATGTGCAGACGGCGCTGACCATCGCGCAGCGGCGATTGCCGATCGAGATGACGATCCCGCCAAGTTTCCGCAAGGTAAATCCTGGCGACTTCCCGATCCTGTTTATTTCACTGAGCTCGTCCACTCTTCCGCTGTCGTCGGTGAACGAATTCGGCGACATCACCATCGGTCAGGCGCTGTCGCAGATTCCAGGCGTCGCGCAGGTGCTGATCTATGGCACGCAGAAATTCGCAATCCGCGTTCAGGCCGATCCGGAAGCCGCCGCCGCCCGTGGCCTGTCGCTGGAGGACATCCGCACCGCCGTGGCGCGTGCCAATTCCTCGACGCCTGTGGGAACACTGAACGGTCCGAAGCAGGACATCTCCCTGCAGGCTTCGGGGCAAATGACCAAGGCGGCCGATTATAGCCAGATCGTCGTCGCCTGGCGCAACGGATCTCCGGTCAAGCTCAACGAAGTCGCCAAGATCTACGACGCGGTCGAGAACGACAAGGTCGCGACCTGGCTGAACGGGCAACGTGCCATCGTGCTCGCGATCCAGAAGCAGCCAGACGCCAACACCGTCGCTGTGGTTGATGCCGTGCGCGAGCGCCTGCCATCGCTGCGTGCGCAGATCCCGGCCTCGGTCGAAGTCAATACGATGATGGATCGCTCGGTCTCGGTCCGCGAGGCCGTTGCCGACGTCGAAGAGACGCTGATGATTGCCGTAGTGCTGGTCATCATCGTGATCTTCCTGTTCCTGCGCTCGGCATCGGCGACCTTCATCCCCGCGCTGGCGGTGCCGATTTCGATCCTCGGCACCTGCGCCGTCATGTATATGCTGGATTACTCCATCAACAACATGACGTTGCTGGCGTTGACGCTGTCGGTCGGCTTCGTGGTCGACGACGCCATCGTCATGCTGGAGAACATCGTGCGCCATATCGAACACGGCATGAAGCCGTTCGAGGCGGCGCTGAAGGGCGCGCGCGAGATCGGCTTCACGATCATCTCGATCACGTTCTCGCTGATCGCTGTGTTTATCCCGGTGCTGCTGATGGGCGGCATCGTCGGCCGCGTGTTCCGCGAATTCGCCGTCACGATCTCTGTGGCTATCATCGTCTCCGGCTTCGTGTCCCTGACCTTGACGCCGATGCTGTGCGCCCGTGTCCTCAAGGCGCACGATCCCGATCACAAGGACAATATCGTCCTGCGCCTGTTCGAGCGCATGTTTGCCGCGTGGCTGCGCGGCTATGAATGGACCCTCGATCGCGTGCTGGCCTACAAGGCGGTCATGCTGATGGTGACCTTCGCCACCCTGGGCGGCACCATCTGGCTTTACATGGTCGTGCCGAAGGGATTCTTCCCGCAGGAAGATACGGGTTTTCTGACCGGCATCACGGAAGCCGCCACCGACACGTCGTTCGAAGCCATGAAGCTGCGCCAGCAGGCACTGGTCGACGTTCTCAAATCCGATCCGGCCGTCGACTATATCAATTCGACTGTCGGTTCCGGCGGCCCCAACGCGACCGCCAATTACGGTCGCCTGTTCGTTGCACTGAAACCAAAGAAGGAGCGCGATGCGGCGCCCGTGGTGATGGCGCGGCTGCGCCAGAAGGCGACGGCGGTGCCTGGCCTGCAGGCCTTCTTCCAGAGTATCCAGAATCTCAATATCGGCGGCCGCCTGTCGAAGAGCCAGTATCAATACGTCCTGCAAAGCAGCGACACCGAGCAGCTGTACCGCCTCGCGCCGGACATGCGGGAGGCGATCTCCAGGGTGCCGGGCCTGCTGGACGTGACGACGGATCTCTATATCAAGAACCCGCAGATGACGGTCGATATCGACCGCGAAAAGGCTGCGGTCTACGGCATCACCGTCGATCAAGTGCGCAACCAACTCTACAATGCCTTTGGCGCGCGTCAGATCGGCACGATCTATACGCCGACCAACGACTATCAGATCATCCTCGAGGCGCAGCCACAGTTCCGCGTCGATCCGAGCGATCTCTCCAAGCTCTATATGAAGACCGCGGCCAACCAGACCATTCCGCTGAGCGCGGTGGCGAAACTGGTGCCCACGGTCGGCCCGTTGCAGATCAACCATCAGGGCCAGCAGCCTGCCGTGACGATCTCCTTCAACCTGCAGCCCGGCTATTCGCTCGGCTATGCGGTCGATCAGATCACGAAGATCGAAAGCGACAGCAAGCTGCCGGTGACGATCGCGACAGGTTTCTCCGGCACCGCGCAGGTGTTCCAGGATAGTTTGCGCGGGCAGGGCGTGCTGATCCTCGCTGCCGTCTTCGCGGCCTTCGTGATCCTCGGCATCCTCTATGAGAGCTTCATCCATCCGATCACCATCATCTCCGGCCTGCCGTCGGCCGGCATCGGCGCCATCCTGACGCTGATGCTGTTCAAGATGGAGATGTCGGTCATCGCCATGATCGGCATCGTCATGCTGGTCGGCATCGTCAAGAAGAACGCCATCATGATGGTTGACTTCGCGCTGGAGCGCCGCCGTGTCGGCCTCTCGGCAGAGCACGCCATCCGCGAAGCCGCGCTGTTGCGTTTCCGCCCCATCATGATGACCACCTTCGCGGCGATCTTCGGCACGCTGCCGATCGCCATCGGCGCGGGCGCCGGTGCCGAACTGCGCCAGCCGCTCGGTGTCGCCGTGGTCGGCGGCCTCTGCCTGTCGCAATTGCTGACGCTGTACATCACCCCGGTGATCTACATCTATCTCGACCGCATCGATCGCAAGCTGAAGCGGAAGCTGCAGCCGCAGATCGAGGACGACGAGGTTGACGGCCGTCCGCACGCCGTCGCGGCGGAGTGATCTCATTTCGTCGGATGGGTTGAGCGCAGCGATACCCATCGCCACTTGCGCAAGTTTCGATGGGTATCGCTTTCGCTCAACCCACCCTACGTACGTCACCCGACCGTACCGGACAGGAGCATCACCATGTCGATCAAGGTCCTCTGCGCCGCAGCCGGCTTTGTGCTGCTGCTCGCCGCTCCCGCGCGCGCCAATGAGCCGATCGAGATCTTCGACGCCCACATGCACTATAACTGGGAGCCGAAGCCGTATTATCAGCCGGACGAGGTGCTTGAAGTCTTCAAGCGCAATCGTGTCACGGGCATCCTCGCCACCAGCCGTCCGAACACCGGCACGCATGTGCTGATGGACAAGCAGACGGAGGGCAAGGCGAGCGGTCTGCAGGTGGTGCCGTTCATCCGGCCCTATCGCATCCGCGCCGATATCGGCTCGTGGTTCAACGATCCCGTGATCTTCGATCTCGTGCAGGAAGAGTACAGGCGCGGCTATTATCGCGGCGTCGGCGAATTCCATCTGACCGGCAAGGCCGCCGATACGGAGATGGTGAAGAAGACCGTCGATTTTGCCGTCGAGAAGAACCTCTATCTGCACGCTCACGCGGATGCCGAAGCCGTCGAAATCCTGATGCGCCACAATCCGAAGGCGCAGATCATCTGGGCCCATACGGGCTTCAGTCTCGGCCCCGATCGCGTCGCTGCGATGCTCGCGAAATATCCGAAGCTGTGGGGGGAACTGTCCTATCGCAGCGGCATCGTCGATGGCGGCGGCAAGCTGACGCCGGAATGGCGCCGCCTGTTCGAGACCTATCCCGATCGCTTCCTCGTCGGCTCCGACACCTGGGTGCCGGAGCGCTGGGCGAGCTATGACGACATCATGGCCGGCTATCGCGCCTGGCTGGCGCAATTGCCGCCGGCGATCGCGAAGAAGATCGCCCACGGCAATGCGCGAGCGCTGTTCGCGGAGAAATAGAGCATGATCCCGAAAAGTGGACACCGGTTTTCGGGATAAGATCATGCTTCACGAGAGAAAAAGTCTTCGCAGTTATCCTTGCACCGAGAAGCCGCCATCCACGGGAATGGCGGCGCCGGTCACGAAGTCCGACGCGCGCGATGCGAGGAAGACGGCGATGCCGGCAAAGTCGCCCGGCGCCCCCCATCGCCCCGACGGCGAGCGCGCCAGCACCTTGTCATGCAGGCCATCGACCTCGCGCCGCGCATTCTGCGTGAGTTCGGTATCGATCCAGCCCGGCAGAACAGCATTGCACTGGATGTTGTCCGGCGCCCAGGCGATGGCGCAGGAGCGGGTGAATTGCACGATGCCGCCTTTGCTGGCGCCATAGGCCGGCGAGAAGCTGGCGCCGAAGATCGACATCATCGATCCGATATTGATGATCTTGCCACCGCCGGCTTCCTTCATGGAGGGATACACCGCCTGCGAAATCACGAACGCACTGGTGAGATTGGTCTTGATGACGCTGTCCCATTCCTCCAGCGCCAGTCTGTCCGGCGTCTTGCGGACATTCATGCCGGCATTGTTGATCAGGATGTCGATGCGGCCGAACGCCTTCAGCGTGTCGGTGACCAGCGCCTTGACGGTAGCGGCATCGTTGACATCGAGCGTCAGTGCGATCGCCCGTGCGCCGCTGGCTGCGAGTTCGGCAACGGCCGCATCCGACTTTGCCTGATTGCGTCCGGCAATGACGATCGATGCGCCGGCCGAGGCGAGGCCGCGCGCCATGCCGAGCCCGATGCCGCCATTGCCACCGGTGACGATGGCCACGCGGCCGGTGAGATCGAACAGTCCTTTGGTCATGGTGTCGTCCTTCGCGAAATCAGCCTTGAATGGAGAAGCCGCCATCGACGGTCAGCGCCGCGCCGTTGACGAAATCGGATGCCGCGCTGGCGAGAAACACGGCGGCGCCGACGAGGTCGTCCGGCCGGCCCCAGCGTGCGGCGGGCACACGCGACACGATGCGGTCGTGCAGTTCAGGCACGCGCTCCTTGGCGCGGCTCGTCAGATCGGTGTCGATCCAGCCGGGCAGGATCGCATTGCTCTGGATGTTGTCCGCGGCCCACGCGGTTGCGAGCGAGCGGGTGAATTGCAGGATGCCGCCTTTGCTGGCGGCGTAGTTCGCAGCGCCGCCCGCGCCGAGCTGTGCCAGCACCGAGGCGATATTGATGATCTTGCCGCGTCCGCCTTGCTTCATCGCGGGATAGACGGCCTGCGCGCAGATGAAGGGCGCGGTCATGTTGACGTCGATCACCGTCTGCC
Coding sequences within:
- a CDS encoding amidohydrolase family protein, which translates into the protein MSIKVLCAAAGFVLLLAAPARANEPIEIFDAHMHYNWEPKPYYQPDEVLEVFKRNRVTGILATSRPNTGTHVLMDKQTEGKASGLQVVPFIRPYRIRADIGSWFNDPVIFDLVQEEYRRGYYRGVGEFHLTGKAADTEMVKKTVDFAVEKNLYLHAHADAEAVEILMRHNPKAQIIWAHTGFSLGPDRVAAMLAKYPKLWGELSYRSGIVDGGGKLTPEWRRLFETYPDRFLVGSDTWVPERWASYDDIMAGYRAWLAQLPPAIAKKIAHGNARALFAEK
- a CDS encoding efflux RND transporter permease subunit codes for the protein MTLSELCIRRPVMTTLITATIIVFGIFGFRLLPVSALPKVDFPTIAVTATLPGASADTMAASVAGVIERQLSTIAGISSMSSSSSQGTTQITIQFDLNRSIDAAALDVQTALTIAQRRLPIEMTIPPSFRKVNPGDFPILFISLSSSTLPLSSVNEFGDITIGQALSQIPGVAQVLIYGTQKFAIRVQADPEAAAARGLSLEDIRTAVARANSSTPVGTLNGPKQDISLQASGQMTKAADYSQIVVAWRNGSPVKLNEVAKIYDAVENDKVATWLNGQRAIVLAIQKQPDANTVAVVDAVRERLPSLRAQIPASVEVNTMMDRSVSVREAVADVEETLMIAVVLVIIVIFLFLRSASATFIPALAVPISILGTCAVMYMLDYSINNMTLLALTLSVGFVVDDAIVMLENIVRHIEHGMKPFEAALKGAREIGFTIISITFSLIAVFIPVLLMGGIVGRVFREFAVTISVAIIVSGFVSLTLTPMLCARVLKAHDPDHKDNIVLRLFERMFAAWLRGYEWTLDRVLAYKAVMLMVTFATLGGTIWLYMVVPKGFFPQEDTGFLTGITEAATDTSFEAMKLRQQALVDVLKSDPAVDYINSTVGSGGPNATANYGRLFVALKPKKERDAAPVVMARLRQKATAVPGLQAFFQSIQNLNIGGRLSKSQYQYVLQSSDTEQLYRLAPDMREAISRVPGLLDVTTDLYIKNPQMTVDIDREKAAVYGITVDQVRNQLYNAFGARQIGTIYTPTNDYQIILEAQPQFRVDPSDLSKLYMKTAANQTIPLSAVAKLVPTVGPLQINHQGQQPAVTISFNLQPGYSLGYAVDQITKIESDSKLPVTIATGFSGTAQVFQDSLRGQGVLILAAVFAAFVILGILYESFIHPITIISGLPSAGIGAILTLMLFKMEMSVIAMIGIVMLVGIVKKNAIMMVDFALERRRVGLSAEHAIREAALLRFRPIMMTTFAAIFGTLPIAIGAGAGAELRQPLGVAVVGGLCLSQLLTLYITPVIYIYLDRIDRKLKRKLQPQIEDDEVDGRPHAVAAE
- the xth gene encoding exodeoxyribonuclease III, which gives rise to MRIATWNVNSIRQRLDHLVTWLQECQPDIVCLQEIKCVDDAFPREPIEALGYNVVTHGQKTFNGVALLSKHPLDEATPRLAGDDLDEHARFIEGVVSLKTGVVRVACLYLPNGNPVDTEKYPYKLRWMERLREFTKHRLKTEEPLILAGDFNVIPAARDVHNPAAWINDALFKPETRESFQALLGLGMTDALRAVTDESGQYTFWDYQAGAWQKNWGIRIDHLLLSPQASDRLIDVGIDKYVRAWEKPSDHVPVWVDLDLEAA
- a CDS encoding SDR family NAD(P)-dependent oxidoreductase — protein: MTKGLFDLTGRVAIVTGGNGGIGLGMARGLASAGASIVIAGRNQAKSDAAVAELAASGARAIALTLDVNDAATVKALVTDTLKAFGRIDILINNAGMNVRKTPDRLALEEWDSVIKTNLTSAFVISQAVYPSMKEAGGGKIINIGSMMSIFGASFSPAYGASKGGIVQFTRSCAIAWAPDNIQCNAVLPGWIDTELTQNARREVDGLHDKVLARSPSGRWGAPGDFAGIAVFLASRASDFVTGAAIPVDGGFSVQG
- a CDS encoding efflux RND transporter periplasmic adaptor subunit; translation: MKKQTLIALLFIGGAAVAGYVTRSQWMGGDKAPTQARARVVAVELAKAERKPVPVDVDAIGMVTPISSVALKSRLETTITSVHFEDGARVNEGDLLFTLDSRQIDAQIEQAEGTLARDQAQLAGAERDVRRFADLIGKGATTQVSLDNAKTQSDILAGTIKADQSALDNLKVQKSYTTIRAPFSGRISAANVKIGNFVRPADTAPLATINQMAPVYVTFTVPQRVLADLRDAMAAGTTRVIATIPNSERSETGTVAMIENTVDSTTGMVTVRGIMNNASEILWPGILVQTKLIIRVEEGVVVPTVAVQRSQTGNFVFVVRDGKAQIQPVEVDRTFQGQSVITTGLSGGEDVVVDGQLLLTQGTQVEARNRKAGA
- a CDS encoding SDR family NAD(P)-dependent oxidoreductase; its protein translation is MTNQLFDLKGQVAIVTGGNAGIGLAMARGLAEAGAAVTIADRNAENSAQAKASLERDGHRVLAAVTDVTDTASVADMVAATRERFGRIDILINNAGISIAAPLAEMTLADWQTVIDVNMTAPFICAQAVYPAMKQGGRGKIINIASVLAQLGAGGAANYAASKGGILQFTRSLATAWAADNIQSNAILPGWIDTDLTSRAKERVPELHDRIVSRVPAARWGRPDDLVGAAVFLASAASDFVNGAALTVDGGFSIQG